GGAAGTAACGGATCACATTAGCAGTGTTTCCTCTCCACAAAGAGCCAAATCCTTCTTCTTTAATTGTTCGTGAGAAACATTCACCAATACCTCCGTATGGTTTAGATAATCTACCAGTCTTAAGCATTTCATCCTGGTTTTGTATCAGTAGTTTCACACGCTCAATAGGAGCTGCAGCTGTTTTCGACACTGCCGCAGAGACTCCACCCATGAGAAAATCAATGGCAAAGCCCGCAAATCCTTTCTCAGCAGGAGCTTGTGCAAAAACTGGGGAGGCAGTAGACTTGACCATAGAAAGGTCACATGTCATTTGACATGGATATGCCAATGCAGTGTTGGTGTAGTTCCCATATTTGAACTGTGATTGATAGAGAGATGGTCGGGGCTGGCTTCCTTCAAATGCTCCAAAACGTTGAGTGGGGGTTGTCCGGTAGAGCTTCCCAGTCACCTTCTGAGCAATGGTGGGATAGTGTGGCTGATCCATAGTCATTTCTTTCTGTGAAAATGAAAAATTCAGCTATCAGACTACAAAATCAAATGGCTATTGAATGGACAGAATGAAATAGCAAGCAACAGAGTAGCACCTGACAAAAGTATGGAGACATTATTCTTTAAATAGTGAAAAAATAATACTGGAAACACATCAGTGCATAGAATATCCCAGAAAAACAACAGCACTATTAAGAaacatatagtatataaatGATTTTGAGGAATGGTGGTTCCAGTACAGTAGAAAAATACTTAACCGcgtacacacaaacacacacacatcgATCAGCTTCCACAAGGTCATTATTATGTTTACAACAAACGAGCTCAAAGATTATCCAGAAAAAGTgccatttatttataaattataatatctCGTAACTATCCAAAAAGAAAAGATGGATTATAAAGATTTTCAAATCATCAATTGAAAATGCCAGAAAGTGCAAACTCATGACAGCTTAATTGAGAATCATCCTAGAAACGGaaatagaaatgtcataacgacTTCAATAATTAATCCAGGGTAATATCTGGAACACAGTATTTCACAAAATATCAGAAGAATCACTAGAGAAAATGGCAAAAATAGAAATCCCTCATAATTGTGCAAGAAAGTGGCCTTCCCATCCCATAAAAACAAAGCCTGTCAAAGTCACATCCATTTGCGAGAATAATAGAACTACCATGATTTAGTTCTCACAAAAGTAAACAACTGAAACTGAAACTAAAACGTCGGAATTAATCGATTAAATTCAATCATGATAAGAACTTCATGAAATCAGTTGAAGATACTTATTCATGAAAAAAAACAGCACGATTTGCATCTACATCCATCAGATCTACTATTTAAGTGATTAAATATACGAAACGAAAGCAACAATCAAGGCAAATTCCAAAAGGATTCTGCAAGCACCCAATACACTAGACAAAGTTAAAGGAACAGGCAGATCGCTATATATTAAAGAGAAGTTCCGAAACCAATCCAGCTGCAGAATTTATTCCGATGAATTTAGAGAGTCGAAGGGTGTGAAAATTGTGGTACCTTCGCGTAGACGatgagagacagagagagaacTCCGCCTTGACCTAACAATTTCTCACGCAATTCAACAAAGTTAAGAGCACTGTTATATAGCGGCTACTTTCCcctttcttttttcattttcattttccatttttccatttttatttgGAAAATTACTACTTGAATTACTCTattttgaagtaaaatcataaaaaatctaaattaataaacaaaacgGTTAATAATATTAACATCCATTAACAGATATTATTGCACGACCAGCTATATTTTTTCCGGCATCAAATTCTTAACATAGAGTTACTTTTAAAAGATTATTTATTCATAATGAATCAAGCAAAAATAAGCTTAAATGGGTAAAAATGATCAAACGTGTGATATATTTAAACTTCAATCCACCCTAATGAATTAACATATCCTACTATTGTTATCTATTTTTGATCATGCACGGATTCTcctaaaaatattactccacatTATTGCAGTGTCGAATACGCGCATGGTGTGGGTGCGACTCACGTGGGATATGTCACTCGAAAAATTCCTTAGAAATACGGCACGTCCATCACACGAATCTGATTCGTCTATTTTTCCttgtatatttttcttttctttagagtTTATTGGAAtctttgttttaaatttttcaaTGAAGTGTCCTATTTActtgattattttaattggtgttttcatttctttagaatagtagtattttttatttatggatttgtttttattttttataaataggtACTAGTACTTAGAACATTACTTGACGAGTCACAGCTTAATTTCTTCTAAATATGCGTACACACATCACATCTCCTCCACATGCACTTGCACCCATCCAACACAAATTTAGGctaattctaaaaaataaatagtccAAAAAAAGTTTAGAAAGATTTTTCCTCTAGCGGTGCATGCTGTGAATTTATATATTCTGATTAAGTGATTATATTTAGACTTGATACCAAGATGTTTGTAGTCTTGTAGATGAAAAATCAACGATTGTATAGTTGTAGTACAATTCACTTGTTATGACTTAGGAAATTTGTTCTTCGATTCACAAATACTATTCAACTAGGGGGAACTCTCCACGCAAGTGATCAAGCATGCAAATTCAAAGCCAGCTAACAAAAACCAACAATATCAAACACCTTCTCATCAAATCATTTTGAATCAACATTTACAAACACCTTCTCTCATCAAATGGAAATGGCTTGATGCtagattgaaaaaaaataacaaataccTCACATCAATTCACACCATAACTCTAATTCTATTTAAAAGGTTACATTAAAAAAACTCGTCTACATACAGTTGATATCCTCCCACATTTTGGTGCAAAATTAAGCTATGATCTCATCTATCTTGCACTCCCTAAGTCCAACTTCCATTTTCCCACCATCCACCCTAACAATATCACAACATTCACATCTATCAATCTGCAATAAGAATCAAACAAACCAACATAAGATCACCTTTTCAATAGACACACAAACTTGTATAAAGAGCTACACTAAACAAACAATCATATGTGTGGGGATGaccaaataaaaacatattcaACTAGGAAtcaatttgatttttgttggattttgggattacaagagatacaaccgggcgtaatacaacccaaaagaaggaatacaaatgaaaactgaactgaaattacaactaaaaatcaaaacaactaaaccgtgaaatttgttagccgagtcgaggagtcctctttccgcaagacgagatacgccccggtagtgctcttcggattggcgtttcgtccccaaagataaaacggctacgtctctggtgaagcagcaccgcaatcaacagagctccggcgaactggatggaggagagggcagaactttcgacagaaaaaacaatgcagaaagagggagagagcttatgatgcaaatgcttgtgaatattgtgtctaatgcagtggaatggctagtctatttataggccaagccaccatgctgggtcaaccaagccatgaagctCATCATGGCatattcgtaaccgtcggcggttacgagcgtgtgtcaggagtgtgcctttcgcgtgtggatttctcacgtggcgcttgactgtgccacgcttgacgatgtgtcaagccactaggattgctgactcagcggtggtctaaaaagattactacgggtccaaacccaagcccaaagaccacccaaagaccatcGGGATCAGGCTCGGGCAGGCGGCGACGGGGCGCGCGctcgcgtgtgggctctttcacccatcttggtccactataattattaagtaacataaagtcacttaatttaaacacgttaaaagatgtgtcacttctccaatgtgggatattaacactagttaatcattccctaagctccaactccaaaatttaattaaaagctaattatgcccaactttaatccactatttctcactcacggAAATCGgttttgagaaagtgaatatactacatttatctacgtaaaatgtagatcgacgctatatcatttaatttcacaaaattagatatctcgtcatatttattatttggtcaaaatccattaaCGAGCAtatttattccatgatttctacaatttttgtataattttctgatatcacaaaaaattactcatttttaaaattattttcacTAGTAGGATTTTAAAAATGGTATGCAAAAGCTGCACGAAAGATTTTTTCTGCATCCAccattgtactccctccgtcccgtgctactcgcacgtttgcttttcggctcgtcacaaagtccttacactatttataatttaagttagaattaatgcatttaattaatatgttagtttaagttaagagctcttttattaagtgatgtctcattacacctaaaattcttttttaattacaaaaaaaaatcaatcccaaatttacggcctaaaatgaaaagtgcgagtagcatgggacggagggagtactatacgTATGTGTTATATACCTGGAGGCGTTTTTTTGGTGGCGAAATAACTTTAATCTTAGTTATAGAATCAGTAGAGTGGTTGCCGGCGGAGGAACAAGGAGGCAAGCCCCGCGACCGGGCGCGTTTATAGGTTGTAAGAATGTGATGAGGTGAAGCGGTCTTGGAGACGGATTGAAGGAAGAAGAAATGAGGCTTTTCGCAAGAGTCGTTGGACAGCGGGCGCGTGTTGAACATGTAGAAAGGGCGCTCGGAGCCACTCGCCCACGGTGTGAACGTTTCGATGGGCAATTGTAGGTAGCTCCGCGGCAATATTCTCTCGTATATTTGGGTAGAGTAACCCCACGACACGGAGATAGACCAGTTGGTTTTCCGGTGGTAGCAGATGGTCTGTTGAAGAAGCCGGGACTGGTCAGCGTTGGCCGCCCTCATGAGGTGGCGCGTGGATTGGATGCGGTCCATGGAAGGGAATATGGGATCCATTGCGTCGAAGTGATGGAAGGTCATCACAGGAACTTTGGGATGGGCTGATAGATAGCCTGAGAAGTCTCCATGTAAATCTACCTGCAAAATTTAGTTACACTACTTCACAACCATGAAATAGTCATCAGAAAAAATGTCATATATTTGGATCGAagcaagttttaagaaattgttttattttataaaaaatgaataaaattgtAGTATCTTATAACACCGTAGAAAAACTATATTATTCATATAGCATTATCAAATATATTTGATATTTTGTATGAATTATAATGCAAAAACCTCTATCATCAGGAAAATTCTTATTTTAACATTTTGAATATGgaatatattccctccgtccaactttaggagtctcagttTACTATTTTTGGATATCTCattttaggagtctcggttggaatattccataaattaATGGTAAtagaccctacattccactaatatttttcaAGTCACATTTGATTATAaagctaatatataaaaatagaactcacatttcactaactttttaacCACCAAATagaactcctaaagtgggacagagGGGTTAGAAAAAAAACTCTAATCCAATTTTTATCACATCCGTCCATGCATCTATTCATTAAGAAAATGGTGTTGTTTAGttgaaaaatatcaacaatatattACATGTTCACGAACGGATTTAATTGTTACCGGATAAGTGCAAACAGGTctaaacttcataattttttcAACTAATTATTGCCGAACAAACTAGAATCATATCTGACATTATGGGATCGTCCAAATGATCGACATTGTCCATTTCCATCAATTTGGTGATTCCATTTCCAGTGtgtaataaattaatatgaCTAGGAATAGATCCAAATCATATTTGACATGATTGAATCTTCCAACATGAGATTGTCCTATTCCAGATTTGGTTAATCCCTTATCCATATATATGAATCAAACTAACCTGGTGAATTCCTTTATGAGGAGTGAGGCTGACCCCAACATCAGCAATGCACGCCATACTAATCCAATCAGCCGACCAGCCACCCGCATGCCTAATCAAACACCCATCCATGTCCCTCACCAGCGCCTTCGCCAGCGGGTAGCTCATCACGATCCCCCCGCCCCGAACGCCTGGTCGAACGACTACCACAAGTTCGATATCACGCTCTCCGAGTGCCACCCGAGATAATAGTACTTCCTATGATCCAACTCCGCCAGCACATCCACCACGATCTCCACAAATACCACCGTGTCGTCGTCCCCCATCACCACCCACCTCACCCCCTCCCGCTCCTCCCTCAGCAGCTCCACCAGCCCGTGCACCATCCGCGGCATCAGCTCGAACCGCGGCTTCGTCTCCCGAAAAAGCCCCGACAGGTCGTCCACAACTTTTACAGAGGGGCGGCCTTGGAACTCTGGAGGTGGGGCCAAATCCAGGATGACGTACCCGCGGGTCTTGTTGGGCCGCCACCACGCCTCCAGGTAGCCCCTCCGGTGGGGCCATGTTGGGACGGACCCCATCATGCCGAAGGCTATGTGGCTCAAGTTGGTCCGATGGTCGTCATTGCCCGGCCCACCGGGGCCGGGACCAGGACCGACAGGAGTAATTGGTGGGGCTTTTGGGTGGTGATGATCAAATTGAGAAATAGGCCTATGACTATGAGGGTTTTCCATAAGGTGGAGCTTGTgaagaaattttttaaattggGAGAAGCCATTAGTTTGATTTGTGATGGAGTTATTAGTTTTACTTTTATGAAGAGTTAGTAGTGATTATTTCGTTTTGGGGCACATTGATTTGTCAACTCTATAGGGATTTCTTTTGATTAATACGTATATCACAATCACATGGCTCTGACCAATACTTTTCTGGCAATGTTAattcaggaaaaaaaaaattaagtggcAGCCATAGAGGAAAAAGAATAATAAGGAAACGTGTATTAGTTTATACTCGAATAAT
This sequence is a window from Salvia splendens isolate huo1 chromosome 14, SspV2, whole genome shotgun sequence. Protein-coding genes within it:
- the LOC121764056 gene encoding uncharacterized protein LOC121764056 produces the protein MSYPLAKALVRDMDGCLIRHAGGWSADWISMACIADVGVSLTPHKGIHQVDLHGDFSGYLSAHPKVPVMTFHHFDAMDPIFPSMDRIQSTRHLMRAANADQSRLLQQTICYHRKTNWSISVSWGYSTQIYERILPRSYLQLPIETFTPWASGSERPFYMFNTRPLSNDSCEKPHFFFLQSVSKTASPHHILTTYKRARSRGLPPCSSAGNHSTDSITKIKVISPPKKRLQWTKMGERAHTRARAPSPPARA